From Balneola sp. MJW-20:
ATCGTGACTCGTCCAACTGCCCTAAGATCAGATTTTTTAAAAGATTTTCACTTAAATAATAGAGGGCATTTTCTTATATTCGGACTCTTTCGAAAACTGTTTTTTACATGAAAGTTTTATCGGGTCAAAACGCATCCTGTTTTCTTATTGTTAGCAAAGTACCGATAAACGAAAGAAAAATTATTAAACAAAATTGGAGATTAAATGGCTGAAGGTGTACACACTGGATTTGACGAGCAACAATATCCTCACATCAATAAAGGACTGGATGGAATCGTTGCTTTTTCTACAACCAAAAGTTTTATCGACGGGCAAATAGGAGAGCTGATCTATGCCGGCTATAATATTGATACATTAGCCGGTAATGCCACTTTTGAAGAAGTTTGCTTCCTGTTATGGAATGACAGACTTCCAAACAAAACAGAGCTTGAATCTCTGAAAGCGAGCTTTATCGAGCAAAGAGAAATTCCTCAGGTTGTAATCGACTACCTGCAGAACACTAGCAAAGATGCTGAACCTATGGCAGTACTGCAGTCTGCTGTCTCAATGCTTGCTGATTTTGACCCGACCAAAGGGAAGTATGACAGTGAGCTTTTTATGGATCAGGCCATTGCACTCACTGCTAAGATCCCAACGATCATAGCAACTTACGACAGGATCCGTAAGGGACTGGATATTGTTAAGCCTCTGAATGACGGAAGCACAGCTTTTAACTTCCTGTATATGCTGAATGGTGAAAAGCCCGGAGAACAGGCGGAAAAAACCATGGATCTTTGTTTGATCCTTCATGCCGAGCATGGAATGAATGCTTCGACCTTTACCTGCCGTACTATCGGTGCCACTCAATCAGATATGTTTTCAGCGGTTGCCGGAGCTATTGGTGCACTTAAAGGACCCCTTCATGGTGGAGCAAATACTGCCGTTATGAACATGCTGCTTGAACTCGAGAAACAGGGTGATAAAGCGGATGCTGAAGCATTTACCAAAAATAAACTGGCTAACAAAGAAAAGATCATGGGATTCGGTCACAGGGTATATAAGACCTTCGACCCCCGTGCACGCCATCTGCAGAAAATGTCACAGGCACTTTCTGAGGAAACAGGCCATGAAGAGCTTTATCGCTGGTCTATGGATATGCTCAATACCATGAAAACTGAGAAGAATATTGACCCTAATGTGGATTTCTTCTCTGCATCTGTTTATTACTCAATCGGTATTCAACCAGACCTGTATACCTGCATCTTCACCATGAGCCGCATTTCCGGATGGACCGGGCACTTCATGGAACAGGCTGCAAATAACAGGTTGATCCGTCCAAGAGCCCTTTATGTTGGCGAGAAAAACTTAGACTGGACCCCTATCGAGGAACGATAGATCTTCAGATTCTCCATTTTAAAAAGCCCGGTCAACCGATCGGGCTTTTTTTGTTTCAGGACTTCCCTCCTTGTTTCCTTTTACTGTAGGATATATTTCCCTATTCTGATTTCCTTGAATTCTAATGCACCTT
This genomic window contains:
- a CDS encoding citrate/2-methylcitrate synthase; its protein translation is MAEGVHTGFDEQQYPHINKGLDGIVAFSTTKSFIDGQIGELIYAGYNIDTLAGNATFEEVCFLLWNDRLPNKTELESLKASFIEQREIPQVVIDYLQNTSKDAEPMAVLQSAVSMLADFDPTKGKYDSELFMDQAIALTAKIPTIIATYDRIRKGLDIVKPLNDGSTAFNFLYMLNGEKPGEQAEKTMDLCLILHAEHGMNASTFTCRTIGATQSDMFSAVAGAIGALKGPLHGGANTAVMNMLLELEKQGDKADAEAFTKNKLANKEKIMGFGHRVYKTFDPRARHLQKMSQALSEETGHEELYRWSMDMLNTMKTEKNIDPNVDFFSASVYYSIGIQPDLYTCIFTMSRISGWTGHFMEQAANNRLIRPRALYVGEKNLDWTPIEER